Proteins encoded within one genomic window of Gammaproteobacteria bacterium:
- a CDS encoding PQQ-dependent sugar dehydrogenase codes for MACFSSVVAAPKVAHETVLSNLDNPWDMAFLPDGTMFFTEKCHGLSVRLPSGKVNKLLGMKDSKGYASTARDLFCEGQAGMQGVAVDPDFSKNRQIYVYSTSDKSASGSNRLMRMKVNSGFSGVSGRTDIIDDVPYKPKATNHPFGGPGAHNGGRVRFGPDGYIYLTTGDTHNGKVPQSPTLLGGKVLRVDRDGKAASGNKPPKGYDKRIYTYGHRNVQGIAFRPGDGTPVVAEHGPWHSDEITVLKNGGNAGWDPRPNVAGRGDCPNGYCGYMPNQMEGVNPMERAKYMPMTDLKTYPDAMRPAWVNKGLSQGTSSAAFLTGKQWGDWNGRLAVGILGIGFGGTPVGHRIDVIELSKDGMSAGEVIPMSLPMASGRFRSVVQGPDGSLYAAVDEGAIFKLTPRS; via the coding sequence ATGGCTTGTTTCTCATCCGTTGTCGCCGCTCCGAAGGTCGCTCACGAGACGGTGTTGTCCAATCTCGACAATCCATGGGACATGGCGTTTCTGCCGGACGGAACAATGTTCTTCACCGAGAAATGTCACGGCCTTTCGGTGCGGCTGCCTTCGGGCAAAGTCAACAAATTGCTCGGCATGAAAGACAGCAAGGGTTACGCCTCGACCGCGCGTGATCTCTTCTGCGAGGGCCAGGCCGGCATGCAGGGCGTGGCCGTTGACCCCGATTTTTCCAAAAACCGGCAGATTTATGTCTATTCCACATCCGACAAGAGCGCATCCGGCAGCAACCGCCTGATGCGGATGAAGGTCAACAGCGGTTTCAGCGGCGTGTCCGGCAGGACCGACATCATTGACGATGTCCCGTACAAGCCGAAGGCGACCAATCACCCGTTCGGCGGGCCTGGCGCGCACAACGGAGGCCGTGTTCGTTTCGGGCCGGACGGGTATATCTACCTGACCACCGGCGACACGCACAACGGCAAGGTTCCGCAAAGCCCGACGCTGCTCGGCGGCAAAGTGCTGCGCGTTGACCGCGACGGCAAGGCGGCGTCCGGCAACAAGCCGCCGAAAGGCTACGACAAGCGCATCTACACCTACGGGCACCGCAATGTGCAGGGCATCGCCTTCCGCCCGGGTGACGGCACGCCGGTGGTGGCCGAGCACGGCCCCTGGCACTCCGATGAAATCACCGTGCTGAAGAACGGCGGCAACGCCGGCTGGGATCCGCGCCCCAATGTGGCCGGTCGCGGCGACTGCCCGAACGGCTACTGCGGCTACATGCCGAACCAGATGGAAGGCGTGAATCCGATGGAACGGGCAAAATACATGCCGATGACGGATCTCAAGACCTACCCGGACGCCATGCGCCCGGCCTGGGTCAACAAAGGGCTGTCGCAGGGCACCTCCAGCGCCGCGTTTCTGACCGGCAAGCAGTGGGGCGACTGGAATGGCCGTCTCGCCGTCGGAATCCTCGGAATCGGTTTCGGCGGGACGCCGGTCGGCCACCGCATTGATGTGATTGAACTCTCCAAAGACGGCATGTCCGCGGGCGAAGTCATCCCGATGTCGCTGCCGATGGCATCGGGCCGCTTCCGGTCGGTGGTGCAGGGGCCGGACGGCAGCCTCTACGCAGCCGTGGATGAAGGCGCAATCTTCAAACTGACGCCCAGGAGTTAA
- a CDS encoding SRPBCC family protein, which translates to MKNTLCTKSPFSGIATGIALAAALCLAAPSAQAGGKLSVEKQTTVNASPETAWKMIGHFNHLDVWHPVVVMSTLKKGQHNKEGAVRVLTLADGAEVTEVLVKHSDYDKSYTYRITGGPLPVKNYESVVAVKGAPGGKATVTWSGTFDAKDAPDEKAVETMAGVYEAGLGSLARHFN; encoded by the coding sequence ATGAAAAACACACTTTGCACAAAATCGCCCTTTTCCGGAATCGCAACCGGCATCGCACTGGCCGCGGCCTTGTGCCTTGCGGCGCCGTCCGCGCAGGCCGGCGGAAAACTCAGCGTCGAGAAACAGACGACGGTCAATGCATCGCCGGAAACGGCCTGGAAGATGATCGGCCACTTCAACCATCTTGATGTCTGGCACCCCGTCGTCGTCATGAGCACCCTCAAGAAGGGGCAACACAACAAGGAAGGCGCGGTGCGCGTGCTGACGCTGGCCGACGGCGCCGAAGTGACTGAGGTGCTGGTCAAACACAGCGACTACGACAAGAGTTACACCTACCGGATTACCGGCGGGCCGCTGCCGGTGAAAAACTACGAGTCGGTCGTTGCCGTCAAAGGCGCGCCGGGCGGCAAGGCCACGGTGACCTGGTCGGGCACTTTCGACGCCAAGGACGCGCCGGACGAAAAAGCCGTCGAGACGATGGCCGGCGTCTATGAGGCGGGCCTCGGCAGCCTCGCGCGCCACTTCAACTGA
- a CDS encoding TonB family protein: MNDAAAARLLGSLLAAAAVTYGLFLLMSRLVGTDALSELETPPPLLVDFIRVERDEQTVPDRRPPPPEPDKTEPLPPTIRKFTVNKPAAALPGLDASLARALDIRTDLSGFAVGDGGTPLVRVSPVYPLRASSRGIEGWVEIEFTIAADGGVVAPRVVESEPPAVFDRAALRAVSRWRYRPPVQDGRPVRRDGVRVVIEFQLER; this comes from the coding sequence ATGAATGACGCCGCCGCCGCGCGCCTGCTGGGCAGTCTGCTGGCGGCGGCGGCGGTCACCTACGGGTTGTTTCTGCTGATGTCGCGGCTGGTTGGCACCGACGCGCTGAGCGAACTGGAGACGCCGCCGCCGCTGCTGGTGGACTTCATCCGCGTCGAGCGCGACGAACAGACGGTGCCCGACCGCCGCCCGCCGCCGCCGGAGCCTGACAAGACCGAGCCGCTGCCGCCGACGATACGCAAGTTCACCGTCAACAAGCCCGCCGCCGCGCTGCCCGGCCTGGACGCGAGCCTCGCGCGTGCGCTCGACATCCGCACCGACCTGTCGGGTTTCGCCGTCGGCGACGGCGGCACGCCGCTGGTGCGGGTCAGCCCGGTGTATCCGCTGCGGGCGTCGAGCCGCGGCATCGAGGGCTGGGTCGAGATTGAATTCACGATCGCCGCCGACGGAGGCGTCGTCGCGCCGCGCGTCGTCGAGTCGGAGCCGCCGGCGGTGTTCGACCGCGCCGCGCTGCGCGCGGTTTCGCGGTGGCGCTACCGCCCGCCGGTGCAGGACGGGCGCCCGGTGCGCCGCGACGGGGTTCGCGTCGTCATCGAGTTTCAACTGGAACGATGA
- a CDS encoding c-type cytochrome yields MAFSAAVLVLMPVAASAQETGADTVAKVYAEVCSKCHGPTARGMASFPRLSDKEKAYLADRLRRYRAGEMVGPNTPLMMPHAVNLTDAEIDELAAYISTAFAGN; encoded by the coding sequence TTGGCATTTTCCGCCGCCGTTCTTGTGCTGATGCCCGTTGCGGCGTCAGCGCAGGAGACGGGCGCCGACACCGTGGCGAAGGTTTATGCGGAGGTGTGCTCCAAGTGTCACGGCCCGACCGCGCGGGGAATGGCGAGTTTCCCGCGGCTTTCGGACAAGGAGAAGGCGTATCTCGCCGACCGGCTCAGGCGATACCGCGCCGGAGAAATGGTCGGCCCCAATACCCCCCTGATGATGCCGCACGCGGTCAACCTGACCGACGCCGAGATTGACGAACTGGCGGCCTATATTTCCACGGCTTTTGCAGGGAACTGA
- a CDS encoding TonB-dependent receptor, whose product MQALHHGGHGCKTAAAAAALLCVLTGVPAPVQGAEAEKIIVIGTTPVRQDDLDAGDFPGRIQSAGSKELGASVSADISGYLNRYFGGVHINSAQGNPLQVDLYYRGFAASPLLGLPMGMAVYQNGVRLNEPLGDTVNWDLVPMNAVAGLSLLSGSNPLYGLNTLGGAIVIEMKNGFTHPGHAVEAEGGSYERFIGNFESGGNNGEFAWYVNAQRFYEGGWRDLSKSWAENLYASFDWRGDGATLGLNYHRGRSDLKGNGLLPAGLLDGERDAIFTAPDITENDMYLWALRGDYQIGDDVRLSGNLYYRDNATDSFNGDGAEEELIDPADPMDRVQACEDISCDAVNNISERSQRAHGGVLELDFPLDWFGLQHDLNAGMGYYEGRSTFDSRVQYATLDPNTRSTRGPRSVAGAFSDDDDDITDVKTRVKRTYLYLGDSISVGDAWTVNLAGFYHDSEIRLTDRTGDQPELNGSHDYDNFNWSTGAVWHWRSDTDFYGSYSESSRLPTPIELACSEEILAARAASGGGDEVECRLPNAFLADPPLDEVISETFEFGVRGAAANGWLWSLGAFHTENNDDIIWQTTGRAHGAFRNVDKTRRVGLEASLAGDYGRLDWRLNYTWLEATFEDDFEALVSEDYAALGATVREVCPNRGTGCAAADMVEVASVGKGDDIPGIPQHLFKAAADYAFTDRFSMGVDMIAVSDSHLRGDESNQLDEVSGYAVFNARANYRAGGFEAFVLVENLFDRDYENFGLIGEEPELGREVGGDPSVLELDDERALYYAPGAPLSVWGGVRWRF is encoded by the coding sequence ATGCAAGCATTGCACCACGGCGGGCACGGTTGCAAAACCGCCGCCGCCGCTGCCGCGCTTCTCTGCGTTCTGACAGGCGTTCCCGCGCCGGTGCAGGGCGCGGAGGCCGAGAAAATCATCGTCATCGGCACCACGCCGGTGCGCCAGGACGACCTCGACGCGGGCGACTTTCCGGGGCGCATCCAGAGCGCCGGCAGCAAGGAACTCGGCGCCAGCGTCAGCGCCGACATTTCCGGCTACCTGAACCGCTATTTCGGCGGCGTGCACATCAACTCGGCGCAGGGCAATCCGCTGCAGGTGGATTTGTACTACCGCGGCTTCGCCGCATCGCCGCTGCTCGGCCTGCCGATGGGCATGGCGGTGTACCAGAACGGCGTGCGCCTGAACGAACCGCTCGGCGACACCGTGAACTGGGATCTGGTGCCGATGAACGCCGTCGCCGGCCTCAGCCTGCTGAGCGGCTCCAACCCGCTTTACGGCCTCAACACACTGGGCGGCGCAATCGTGATTGAGATGAAGAACGGCTTTACCCATCCGGGGCACGCGGTCGAGGCCGAGGGCGGCTCGTATGAGCGCTTCATCGGCAACTTCGAGAGCGGCGGCAACAACGGCGAGTTCGCCTGGTATGTCAACGCGCAGCGCTTCTACGAGGGCGGCTGGCGCGACTTGTCGAAGTCGTGGGCCGAGAACCTCTACGCGAGTTTCGACTGGCGCGGCGACGGAGCGACGCTCGGGCTGAACTACCACCGCGGACGCTCCGACCTGAAGGGCAACGGCCTGCTGCCGGCGGGCCTGCTCGACGGCGAGCGCGATGCGATTTTCACGGCGCCCGACATCACCGAGAACGATATGTACCTGTGGGCGCTCCGGGGCGACTATCAAATCGGCGACGATGTGCGCCTGTCGGGCAACCTCTATTACCGCGACAACGCCACCGACTCGTTCAACGGCGACGGCGCCGAAGAGGAACTGATTGATCCCGCCGACCCGATGGACCGGGTGCAGGCGTGCGAGGACATCTCATGCGACGCGGTCAACAACATCAGCGAACGCAGCCAGCGCGCGCACGGCGGCGTGCTGGAACTGGACTTCCCGCTCGACTGGTTCGGCCTTCAGCACGACCTCAACGCCGGCATGGGCTATTACGAGGGCCGCAGCACCTTCGACTCGCGCGTGCAATACGCCACACTCGACCCGAACACGCGCTCAACGCGCGGGCCGCGATCCGTCGCCGGCGCCTTCAGCGACGACGACGATGACATCACCGATGTCAAGACGCGCGTCAAGCGCACCTATCTGTATCTCGGCGACAGCATCTCCGTCGGTGACGCCTGGACGGTCAACCTGGCCGGCTTCTACCACGACAGCGAAATCCGGCTGACCGACCGCACCGGCGACCAGCCCGAACTGAACGGCAGCCACGACTACGACAACTTCAACTGGAGCACCGGCGCCGTCTGGCACTGGCGTTCCGACACCGACTTCTACGGCAGTTACAGCGAATCAAGCCGCCTGCCGACGCCGATAGAACTCGCGTGCAGCGAGGAGATTCTGGCCGCACGGGCCGCTTCCGGCGGCGGCGACGAAGTGGAGTGCCGCCTGCCCAATGCGTTCCTCGCCGACCCGCCGCTTGACGAGGTCATCTCGGAGACCTTCGAGTTCGGCGTGCGCGGCGCCGCCGCCAACGGCTGGCTGTGGTCGCTGGGCGCGTTCCACACCGAGAACAACGACGACATCATCTGGCAGACAACGGGCCGCGCCCACGGCGCATTCCGCAATGTGGACAAGACCCGGCGGGTCGGCCTTGAGGCGTCGCTTGCGGGCGACTACGGGCGGCTCGATTGGAGACTGAACTACACCTGGCTTGAGGCGACATTCGAGGACGACTTCGAGGCGCTGGTCAGCGAGGACTACGCGGCCCTCGGCGCCACGGTGCGCGAGGTGTGCCCGAACCGCGGCACCGGATGCGCCGCCGCCGACATGGTGGAGGTCGCCAGTGTCGGCAAGGGCGACGACATTCCCGGCATTCCGCAGCATCTGTTCAAGGCCGCCGCGGATTACGCGTTCACCGACCGGTTTTCGATGGGAGTGGACATGATCGCGGTTTCCGACAGCCATCTGCGCGGCGACGAGTCCAACCAGTTGGACGAGGTCAGCGGCTACGCCGTGTTCAACGCGCGCGCCAACTACCGCGCCGGCGGTTTCGAGGCGTTTGTGCTGGTTGAGAACCTGTTCGACCGCGACTACGAGAACTTCGGCCTGATCGGCGAGGAGCCGGAACTCGGCAGGGAAGTGGGCGGCGACCCGTCGGTGCTGGAACTCGACGACGAAAGAGCGCTCTACTACGCCCCCGGCGCCCCGTTGTCGGTGTGGGGCGGCGTGCGCTGGCGCTTCTGA
- a CDS encoding biopolymer transporter ExbD, protein MRQRSLSRRPGEEEADINLTPMLDVVFILLIFFIVTASFVKEAGVEVSRPTAESAVRQEHASILVAIDAGGGVWIDKRTVDIRAVRANIERLHLQNPQGSVVILADRMSNNGVLVEVLDQVRLAGVEKIAIAARNDE, encoded by the coding sequence ATGAGACAGCGATCCCTGTCGCGGCGGCCCGGCGAGGAGGAGGCGGACATCAACCTGACGCCGATGCTGGATGTCGTTTTCATCCTGCTGATTTTCTTCATCGTGACCGCGTCGTTCGTCAAGGAGGCCGGCGTCGAGGTGTCGCGCCCGACCGCGGAGTCCGCCGTGCGCCAGGAACACGCCTCGATCCTGGTCGCGATAGACGCCGGCGGCGGCGTCTGGATAGACAAGCGCACTGTGGATATCCGCGCGGTGCGCGCCAACATTGAGAGACTGCACCTGCAAAACCCGCAGGGTTCGGTCGTCATCCTCGCCGACCGCATGTCGAACAACGGCGTGCTGGTCGAGGTGCTCGACCAGGTGCGGCTGGCCGGCGTCGAGAAAATCGCCATCGCCGCGCGCAACGATGAATGA
- a CDS encoding calcium/sodium antiporter gives MLTGMTPLWLGLAAGIGLLMWSADRMMRGAVVVARLLGISAVGIGIVIGFGTSAPELLVSALAALGGTPQIAVGNAIGSNIANIGLVLGAVSITHAITVKAPVMTVKFTILAAATVTLGLVLADSELGVDDGVILVSALFLILYLLVRTLPAAAEEAVEEDVRHPGAARAWAWFAGGLAVLLLASHLIVRSATGIAHHFGVSELLIGLTIVAVGTSLPELAATVASTWRKHHDITVGNILGSNLFNSLGVVGIAALLSPTTLPGKVLQRDFFASVTLTVALLLLLTLVPRRLQLDRLKGALLLGGFCLYQWLLYRQEVAALP, from the coding sequence ATGCTGACCGGAATGACACCGCTGTGGCTCGGCCTCGCCGCCGGCATCGGGCTGCTGATGTGGTCCGCCGACCGCATGATGCGCGGCGCGGTCGTCGTCGCCCGCCTGCTGGGCATTTCGGCGGTCGGCATCGGCATCGTCATCGGCTTCGGCACCTCGGCGCCGGAACTGCTGGTGTCGGCGCTGGCGGCGCTCGGCGGCACGCCGCAAATCGCCGTCGGCAACGCCATCGGCTCCAACATCGCCAACATCGGCCTGGTGCTGGGCGCCGTCTCCATCACCCACGCCATCACCGTCAAGGCGCCGGTGATGACGGTCAAGTTCACGATACTGGCCGCCGCCACCGTCACGCTGGGACTGGTGCTGGCCGATTCCGAACTCGGCGTGGACGACGGCGTCATCCTGGTGTCGGCGCTGTTCCTGATTCTCTACCTGCTGGTCAGGACGCTGCCCGCCGCAGCCGAGGAAGCGGTGGAGGAGGATGTGCGGCATCCGGGCGCGGCGCGCGCGTGGGCGTGGTTTGCCGGCGGGCTTGCGGTGCTGCTGCTGGCGTCGCACCTGATCGTCCGCTCCGCCACCGGCATCGCGCACCATTTCGGCGTCAGCGAACTGCTGATTGGCCTGACCATCGTCGCCGTCGGAACCAGCCTGCCGGAACTGGCCGCGACCGTCGCCAGCACCTGGAGAAAACACCACGACATCACCGTCGGCAACATTCTCGGCTCCAACCTTTTCAACAGCCTCGGCGTCGTCGGCATCGCCGCGCTGCTAAGCCCGACGACGCTGCCCGGCAAGGTCTTGCAGCGCGATTTCTTCGCCAGTGTTACACTGACGGTCGCGCTGTTGCTGCTGCTGACGCTGGTTCCGCGGCGCCTGCAACTGGACAGGCTGAAGGGGGCGCTGCTGCTCGGCGGTTTCTGCCTGTATCAGTGGCTGCTCTACCGGCAGGAGGTCGCCGCGCTGCCATGA
- a CDS encoding SUMF1/EgtB/PvdO family nonheme iron enzyme: MKRVFSALLNTALALFVLAIAVASYYKLRVTFHDFDTVAVRGGDGNAGGGDTQGRRLDRILLSNLRAFEYIRSFDHLLAGKPFTHNQSTLWADRCEVRQENFYKFSKWQALHRPPGIAAPGQPGGWSYDSASRDHKISGRLAAPANGVSYYDAHAYCRAAGGRLPTRREWMALAGGVEARLYPWGGAFNASGWPHLDARLNAAQRCGVHPGLDTPQGLHDLGGNVSEWAQGTRDDPRPSLHGGNAFNRPYEIYSLNALYRHAPPAYRSPYVGFRCVYERAPQRPPWSQQDTPIARIAPGAYPLGLPQDARIPGLLAALSRRHLEVIEKLFDRDRRQQTFRILRHEVTRAQYRRFLQDPIAQLGFYANENEPKDHDYRPPPWPETDDDRLPATGIDWWSAYAFARWAGGRLPSAAEWTAAASSNGRYAYPWGAFYEKGRAATAENPATAPLPALENRGDVTPHGAILNMGGNVSEWTRSIGVSGNGYAVVVKGGNFSLPGKETARIDFENRVPASFHSPRIGFRIVLDGES, encoded by the coding sequence ATGAAGCGCGTTTTTTCGGCGTTGCTGAACACCGCGCTGGCGCTTTTCGTGCTCGCGATCGCCGTCGCCAGTTACTACAAACTGCGCGTCACCTTCCACGACTTCGACACCGTCGCCGTGCGCGGCGGCGACGGCAATGCCGGCGGCGGCGACACGCAGGGCCGGCGACTCGACCGCATTCTGCTGTCCAACCTCCGCGCCTTCGAGTACATCCGCTCGTTCGACCACCTGCTGGCCGGGAAGCCGTTCACGCACAACCAGAGCACCCTCTGGGCCGACCGCTGCGAGGTGCGCCAGGAGAATTTCTACAAGTTCTCAAAATGGCAGGCGCTGCACCGCCCGCCGGGCATCGCCGCGCCCGGCCAGCCCGGCGGCTGGAGCTACGACAGCGCCAGCCGCGACCACAAGATCAGCGGGCGTCTCGCGGCGCCGGCCAACGGCGTCAGTTATTACGACGCCCACGCCTACTGCCGCGCCGCCGGAGGCCGCCTGCCGACGCGCCGCGAATGGATGGCGCTCGCCGGCGGCGTCGAGGCGCGGCTCTACCCGTGGGGCGGCGCCTTCAACGCCTCCGGCTGGCCGCACCTCGACGCGCGCCTCAACGCGGCGCAGCGGTGCGGCGTGCACCCCGGCCTCGACACGCCGCAGGGGCTGCACGACCTCGGCGGCAATGTGTCCGAATGGGCGCAGGGAACGCGCGACGACCCGCGCCCGAGCCTGCACGGCGGCAATGCCTTCAACCGCCCGTATGAAATCTACAGCCTGAACGCGCTCTACCGCCACGCGCCGCCGGCCTACCGCTCGCCCTATGTCGGTTTTCGCTGCGTCTATGAGCGGGCGCCGCAAAGACCGCCGTGGTCGCAGCAAGACACGCCAATCGCGCGGATTGCGCCGGGCGCCTACCCGCTCGGCCTGCCGCAGGACGCGAGAATTCCGGGGCTGCTGGCGGCGCTGTCGCGCCGGCATCTTGAAGTCATCGAGAAACTGTTCGACCGCGACCGCCGGCAACAGACCTTCCGCATTCTGCGCCACGAGGTGACGCGCGCCCAGTACCGCCGTTTTCTGCAAGACCCGATCGCGCAACTCGGCTTCTACGCCAACGAGAACGAACCGAAAGACCACGACTACCGCCCGCCGCCGTGGCCGGAGACGGACGACGACCGCCTGCCCGCGACCGGCATTGACTGGTGGTCGGCCTATGCGTTCGCAAGATGGGCCGGCGGGCGCCTGCCGAGCGCCGCCGAATGGACCGCGGCGGCGTCGTCCAACGGGCGCTACGCCTATCCGTGGGGCGCCTTTTACGAGAAAGGCCGCGCCGCCACCGCCGAGAACCCGGCGACCGCGCCGCTGCCGGCGCTGGAAAACCGCGGCGATGTCACGCCGCACGGCGCCATCCTGAACATGGGCGGCAATGTCTCCGAGTGGACCCGCAGCATCGGCGTCTCCGGCAACGGCTACGCGGTCGTCGTCAAGGGCGGCAACTTCTCGCTGCCGGGCAAAGAAACCGCGCGCATCGACTTCGAGAACCGCGTGCCGGCATCGTTCCACTCGCCGCGCATCGGCTTTCGCATCGTCCTCGACGGCGAATCGTAG
- a CDS encoding MotA/TolQ/ExbB proton channel family protein has product MPAVLALLLFPAAFGSLFYATGAAVIYGIAAGVAAGALPLAALALQNRLAIYKTLEWTTLLSLILISAVVAYQIFIPLIGKHSALLERSLPLLAVTMALYVFYILMSRLSADEHTQSVTGKLEAALSGPPLLLTLSAAVVLSTGILVAVHNLAAARPDLAFFTGKFLDRGPIPPLTILLFSWGLVMLLGKGYVLWREQRLLSKPARSLLIRAYRQTMYENANTTPEIYLDLIWKKSGDFYILPRYLNWAIPILGFIGTVFGISLASDGIQQIISNQHGLAQLSNELGKAISPLGIAFDTTLIALSLSIVLTLLQTMLQRWENNLLTIYENRILNLND; this is encoded by the coding sequence GTGCCGGCGGTTTTGGCGCTGCTGCTGTTCCCGGCGGCCTTCGGCAGTTTATTCTACGCCACCGGCGCCGCGGTCATCTACGGCATCGCCGCCGGCGTCGCCGCCGGGGCGCTGCCGCTGGCGGCGCTGGCGCTGCAAAACCGCCTGGCCATCTACAAGACGCTGGAATGGACGACGCTGCTGTCGCTGATACTGATCAGCGCCGTCGTCGCCTACCAGATTTTCATTCCGCTGATCGGCAAGCACAGCGCGCTGCTGGAACGCTCGCTGCCGCTGCTGGCGGTGACGATGGCGCTCTATGTGTTCTATATCCTGATGAGCCGCCTGTCCGCCGACGAGCACACGCAAAGCGTCACCGGCAAACTGGAGGCGGCGCTGTCCGGGCCGCCGCTGCTGCTGACGCTGTCCGCCGCGGTGGTGCTGTCCACCGGCATTCTGGTCGCGGTGCACAACCTCGCGGCGGCGCGCCCCGACCTGGCGTTTTTCACCGGCAAGTTTCTCGACCGCGGCCCGATTCCGCCGCTGACCATCCTGCTGTTCAGCTGGGGCCTGGTGATGCTGCTCGGCAAGGGCTATGTGCTGTGGCGCGAACAGCGCCTGCTGTCGAAGCCGGCGCGCTCGCTGCTGATACGCGCCTACCGCCAGACCATGTACGAAAACGCCAACACGACGCCGGAGATCTACCTCGACCTGATTTGGAAGAAATCGGGCGACTTCTACATCCTGCCGCGCTACCTCAACTGGGCCATCCCGATACTCGGCTTCATCGGCACCGTGTTCGGCATCTCGCTCGCCTCCGACGGCATCCAGCAGATCATCAGCAACCAGCACGGCCTCGCGCAGTTGTCGAACGAACTCGGCAAGGCCATCTCGCCGCTCGGCATCGCCTTTGACACGACGCTGATCGCGCTGTCGCTCAGCATCGTCCTGACGCTGCTCCAGACCATGCTGCAACGCTGGGAAAACAACCTGCTGACGATTTACGAGAACCGCATCCTCAACCTGAACGACTGA
- a CDS encoding KpsF/GutQ family sugar-phosphate isomerase has translation MKFEFEEVRKLAIAVLDTEAEAIRALRGRIDENFHRACRLLNECAGRIVLMGIGKSGHIANKITSTLASTGSTAFYIHPAEAGHGDLGMISGDDVIVVLSHSGETAEINSLLPSLKRLRTPLIVLTGNCDSTLGRAADVCLDTAVEQEACPLGLAPTASTAAALAMGDALAIALLSNRDFTAEDFARSHPGGHLGKRLILKVADLMRTGDAIPRVPPGAQLTDALYEMSRKGLGMTLVVDDAGTVHGLFTDGDLRRALDNDTDIMGATIDTMMTRAFHSVGRDDLAVEALNLMEAKKISSMPVFDDRKTLVGALNMHDLLGAGL, from the coding sequence ATGAAATTTGAATTCGAGGAAGTCCGAAAACTCGCCATCGCGGTGCTCGACACCGAGGCCGAGGCCATCCGCGCGCTGCGCGGGCGGATTGACGAGAACTTCCACCGCGCGTGCCGCCTGCTGAACGAATGCGCCGGGCGCATCGTGCTGATGGGCATCGGCAAATCCGGCCACATCGCCAACAAGATCACCTCGACGCTGGCGAGCACCGGCAGCACCGCCTTCTACATTCACCCGGCGGAGGCCGGCCACGGCGACCTCGGCATGATCAGCGGCGACGATGTGATTGTCGTGCTGTCGCACTCCGGCGAGACCGCCGAAATCAACTCGCTGCTGCCGTCGCTGAAAAGGCTGCGCACGCCGCTGATTGTGCTGACCGGCAACTGCGACTCGACCCTCGGCAGGGCCGCCGATGTGTGCCTCGACACCGCCGTCGAGCAGGAGGCCTGCCCGCTGGGGCTGGCGCCGACGGCGAGCACCGCGGCGGCGCTGGCGATGGGCGACGCCCTCGCCATCGCGCTGCTCAGCAACCGCGACTTCACCGCCGAGGACTTCGCGCGCTCGCACCCCGGCGGCCATCTCGGCAAGCGCCTGATTCTGAAAGTCGCCGACCTGATGCGCACCGGCGACGCCATCCCGAGGGTGCCGCCGGGCGCGCAACTGACCGACGCGCTCTACGAAATGTCGCGCAAGGGGCTGGGCATGACGCTGGTCGTGGACGACGCCGGCACCGTGCACGGCCTGTTCACCGACGGCGACCTGCGGCGCGCGCTCGACAACGACACCGACATCATGGGGGCGACGATTGACACGATGATGACGCGCGCCTTCCACTCCGTCGGGCGCGACGACCTCGCCGTCGAGGCGCTGAACCTGATGGAGGCGAAAAAAATCAGTTCAATGCCGGTCTTTGACGACCGCAAGACGCTGGTCGGCGCGCTCAACATGCACGACCTGCTGGGCGCCGGCCTGTGA